One stretch of Campylobacter sp. CCS1377 DNA includes these proteins:
- a CDS encoding iron-sulfur cluster assembly scaffold protein: MAKNNLIGGSIWDEYSQKVQDRMNNPQHMGEFTEEDAKNRNAKLIVADFGAESCGDAVRLFWLVDEKTDKIIDAKFKSFGCGTAIASSDTMVDLCIGKTVDEAVKITNLDVEFAMRDNPETPAVPPQKMHCSVMAYDVIKQAAAHYKGVDPEHFEDEIMVCECARVSLGTIKEVIRLNDLHTVEEITQYTKAGAFCKSCVKPGGHEKRDYYLVDILAQTRAEMDKEKLKNASKNDVAFDEMTLVGQLKAVETVLDAEIRPMLHGDGGDLEVIDIQKAEGAAIDIYIRYLGACSGCSSGSGATLYAIETVLQEELSPNIRVMPV, translated from the coding sequence ATGGCAAAAAATAATTTAATAGGTGGTTCCATTTGGGATGAATACTCACAAAAGGTTCAAGATAGAATGAATAATCCACAACATATGGGAGAATTTACCGAAGAAGATGCTAAAAATCGCAACGCTAAGCTTATAGTAGCTGATTTTGGTGCAGAAAGTTGTGGTGATGCGGTAAGACTTTTTTGGCTTGTGGATGAAAAAACCGATAAAATCATCGATGCGAAATTTAAAAGCTTTGGTTGTGGCACTGCTATAGCAAGTAGCGATACAATGGTTGATCTTTGTATAGGAAAAACGGTAGATGAAGCGGTAAAAATTACTAATTTAGATGTAGAATTTGCGATGCGTGATAACCCTGAAACTCCAGCCGTTCCACCACAAAAAATGCATTGTTCTGTTATGGCTTATGATGTAATTAAACAAGCTGCAGCACATTATAAAGGTGTTGATCCAGAACATTTTGAAGATGAAATTATGGTTTGTGAGTGTGCTAGAGTAAGCCTTGGAACAATTAAAGAAGTAATAAGACTAAATGATTTACACACAGTAGAAGAAATCACTCAATACACTAAAGCAGGGGCTTTTTGTAAATCTTGTGTTAAGCCTGGCGGACATGAAAAAAGAGATTATTATCTTGTAGATATTTTGGCACAAACTAGGGCTGAAATGGATAAAGAAAAACTTAAAAATGCAAGTAAAAACGATGTAGCTTTTGATGAGATGACTTTAGTAGGTCAGTTAAAGGCGGTAGAGACAGTTTTAGATGCTGAAATTCGCCCTATGCTTCATGGAGACGGTGGGGATTTAGAGGTTATTGATATACAAAAGGCTGAAGGTGCGGCAATTGATATATATATCCGATATCTTGGTGCTTGTAGTGGGTGTTCTAGTGGAAGCGGTGCGACACTTTATGCTATTGAAACTGTCTTACAAGAAGAACTTAGCCCTAATATCCGTGTGATGCCTGTTTGA
- a CDS encoding class I SAM-dependent methyltransferase: protein MNWNQGYVTDINYTRGYCKMLNPLRIKLCFLAHKLLPPKIENACELGFGQGISLNFNAASTNVNWYGTDFNPSQAAFAKNMADISGASVNIFDDSFEELLQRDDLPKFDFIALHGIYSWVSPKVREQITAFIHKNLSIGGVCYISYNCQAGWGSVTPFRNLLRAYSTNLTAGGKASSIRAREGLNFVSELVSLPSTEVIKSPRVIGMLQTLQRMDDNYLAHELLNEHQYAFDFLEISKELGNNAKLNFASYANFNDHLTNIQLSKEERELLAKVAYNQELYEMLKDLIFANNLRSDYWVKGAVRLNDAEWEREMLDLRIVLTIPLSEANYSIQTYKGTLDLNKDFYTPLFEILQDNEPKLLKDIKASLEKTLKREVNLIELLEALIALSSKDYIKLAQDEATIEKAQNHTQKLNKYILERSTETFGFINHLISPVTGEAISLNQLDLMFVYASTLKDKEKDWVEFVANVLQEKNEGIIKDGKEIPKEEMKAELEKQAKKLKTWLAVFKKLKII from the coding sequence ATGAATTGGAATCAAGGATATGTAACAGATATCAACTACACTAGAGGATACTGTAAAATGCTTAATCCACTTAGGATTAAACTTTGCTTTTTAGCACATAAACTTTTACCACCAAAAATAGAAAATGCTTGCGAATTAGGTTTTGGTCAAGGTATTAGTCTTAACTTTAATGCTGCAAGCACAAATGTAAATTGGTACGGAACAGACTTTAATCCTTCTCAAGCGGCTTTTGCAAAAAATATGGCCGATATTTCAGGAGCTTCTGTCAATATTTTCGATGATTCTTTTGAAGAATTGCTTCAAAGAGATGATTTGCCTAAATTTGACTTCATCGCTTTACATGGAATTTATAGCTGGGTTTCTCCAAAAGTTAGAGAGCAAATTACTGCTTTCATTCACAAAAACTTATCAATAGGCGGAGTTTGCTACATTAGCTATAATTGCCAAGCAGGATGGGGTTCTGTAACTCCTTTTAGAAATTTATTAAGAGCGTATTCAACCAATCTAACAGCTGGCGGAAAAGCAAGTTCGATTAGAGCTAGAGAAGGACTTAATTTTGTTAGCGAACTGGTTTCTCTTCCATCAACAGAAGTTATTAAAAGCCCAAGAGTTATAGGAATGCTTCAAACTTTACAAAGAATGGATGATAACTATCTTGCTCACGAACTTTTAAATGAGCATCAATATGCTTTTGATTTCTTGGAAATATCAAAAGAACTTGGAAATAACGCGAAACTTAATTTTGCATCTTATGCAAATTTTAACGATCATTTAACAAATATCCAACTTTCTAAAGAAGAAAGAGAATTATTAGCAAAAGTAGCTTATAATCAAGAGCTTTACGAAATGTTAAAAGATTTAATTTTTGCTAACAATTTAAGATCAGATTATTGGGTAAAAGGTGCCGTAAGACTTAATGATGCTGAATGGGAAAGAGAAATGCTTGATTTAAGAATTGTGCTTACCATTCCATTATCCGAAGCAAATTATAGCATTCAAACTTATAAAGGTACTTTGGATCTTAATAAAGACTTCTACACTCCATTATTTGAAATACTTCAAGATAATGAACCTAAATTGCTTAAAGATATCAAAGCAAGTTTGGAAAAAACTCTAAAAAGAGAAGTAAACTTAATTGAACTTCTTGAAGCTTTAATTGCACTTAGCTCAAAAGACTATATCAAACTTGCACAAGATGAGGCAACTATAGAAAAAGCACAAAACCATACTCAAAAGCTTAATAAATATATCCTTGAAAGAAGTACAGAAACTTTTGGATTTATTAATCACCTTATCAGTCCAGTAACAGGAGAAGCAATTTCATTAAATCAACTTGATCTTATGTTTGTTTATGCTTCAACTCTAAAAGACAAAGAAAAAGATTGGGTTGAATTTGTAGCTAATGTTCTACAAGAGAAAAATGAAGGTATCATCAAAGATGGTAAAGAAATTCCAAAAGAAGAAATGAAAGCTGAACTTGAAAAACAAGCTAAGAAATTAAAAACTTGGTTGGCTGTATTTAAAAAGCTAAAAATTATTTAA
- a CDS encoding DUF945 family protein codes for MRKKLFGMIIFVLILLYFIQIYFMGLMNEKIVTQILNEKRFFQVQNINYQKGFFNSHLEFDIFLKQEEFDFLSPNLENYPLHMSLEISHNVFSKNTFLGVLENTSKDFEAILEDNIIAKINAKFFPFMKNDILISFPSIDFSDDMAVLKFDKMDIVINLDETKIYTLGLKINKLQFSSNQDDIILTDLSYDEKFKEGIEINNFGKDLKFGNSSLSLKQIQIQKSKIEDLLIDFSSSKNDISAPTFDLNLDLKIKSLILKNDIFPMFEGNFQNIFLNLEIDKISKKAYEDFIMQKTMDIKVLIREFLSFNPFVKLNNFSFSKNENKFISKADAKLSLDGYKVNVHAQSDVGVGEFFPILNLTEGFFIEKDGKFYLDLKANTMIRGEESMELNGKSYALEGLVID; via the coding sequence ATGAGAAAAAAACTTTTTGGTATGATAATTTTTGTTTTAATTTTATTATATTTCATACAAATTTATTTTATGGGTTTGATGAATGAAAAAATTGTCACGCAAATACTTAATGAAAAACGTTTTTTTCAAGTTCAAAATATAAATTACCAAAAAGGTTTTTTTAATTCTCATTTAGAGTTTGATATTTTTTTAAAGCAAGAAGAATTTGATTTTTTAAGTCCAAATTTGGAAAATTATCCCTTACATATGAGCTTAGAAATTTCACATAATGTTTTTTCTAAAAATACTTTTTTAGGTGTTTTAGAAAATACTTCTAAAGATTTTGAAGCTATTTTAGAGGATAATATAATTGCGAAGATTAATGCTAAATTTTTTCCTTTTATGAAAAATGATATTTTGATTTCTTTTCCAAGTATTGATTTTTCAGATGATATGGCGGTTTTAAAGTTTGATAAAATGGATATTGTAATAAATTTAGATGAAACTAAAATCTATACATTAGGACTTAAAATTAATAAATTACAATTTTCAAGCAATCAAGATGATATTATTTTAACTGATTTATCCTATGATGAAAAATTTAAAGAAGGTATCGAAATTAATAATTTTGGTAAAGATTTAAAATTTGGAAATTCAAGTTTATCTTTAAAGCAAATACAGATACAAAAGAGTAAGATAGAGGATTTGCTCATTGATTTTTCTAGTAGTAAAAATGATATCAGTGCGCCGACTTTTGATTTAAATTTGGATTTAAAAATAAAAAGTTTGATACTTAAAAATGATATTTTTCCTATGTTTGAAGGAAATTTTCAAAATATATTTTTAAATTTGGAAATTGATAAAATTTCAAAAAAAGCTTATGAAGATTTTATTATGCAAAAAACTATGGATATAAAGGTTTTGATCCGCGAATTTTTGTCTTTTAATCCTTTTGTTAAACTTAATAATTTCAGCTTTTCTAAAAATGAGAATAAATTCATATCAAAGGCGGATGCAAAATTAAGTTTAGATGGTTATAAGGTCAATGTTCATGCACAAAGTGATGTTGGGGTGGGAGAATTTTTCCCTATTTTAAATTTAACTGAAGGATTTTTTATCGAAAAAGATGGGAAATTTTATCTTGATCTAAAGGCTAATACTATGATTAGAGGTGAAGAGAGTATGGAACTTAATGGCAAAAGCTATGCTTTGGAAGGTTTGGTGATTGATTGA
- a CDS encoding replication-associated recombination protein A has protein sequence MSLALEFRPKNLNEILGQYELVEVFKKFITMQKLPHSLFYGVAGSGKTSFARAVAKEFGLDFFEFDGGNFKLEELRKILDNYKNSLYKPLIFIDEIHRLSKTQQEMLLIPMENYRCIIIGASTENPYFVLSSGIRSRSMLFEFLPLGAKELEILLSRVQEKLKFELEDEARNFLLKSSDARAMLNLLEFALVLDKQNITLANLKKLRNGVNSEGVSSKDTHYLLASAMIKSLRGSDVDAAIYYLARLIDGGESADFIARRLVIFASEDVGNADPNALNLAVSTLNAVKNIGYPEARIILAQCVVYLASAVKSNSSYMAINDALSFVKNNPPLEIPNYLNNNHIERKNYLYPHDFGGWVEQKYLSRDLKFYHSDGLGDEKRLLENLNKMKNCFKR, from the coding sequence ATGAGTTTGGCTTTAGAATTTCGGCCTAAAAATTTAAACGAAATTTTAGGACAATATGAACTCGTTGAGGTTTTTAAAAAATTCATTACCATGCAAAAACTGCCACATAGTTTGTTTTATGGCGTGGCAGGCTCTGGAAAAACGAGTTTTGCAAGGGCGGTAGCTAAGGAATTTGGCTTAGATTTTTTTGAATTCGATGGAGGTAATTTTAAGCTTGAAGAATTAAGAAAGATTTTGGATAATTACAAAAATAGTCTTTACAAGCCCCTAATTTTCATCGATGAGATTCATCGTCTTAGCAAAACTCAGCAAGAAATGCTTTTGATTCCTATGGAAAATTATCGATGTATTATTATAGGTGCAAGCACCGAAAATCCTTATTTTGTTTTAAGTTCTGGCATTAGAAGTCGTTCTATGCTTTTTGAATTTTTGCCTTTGGGAGCAAAGGAATTAGAGATTTTACTTTCAAGAGTGCAAGAAAAATTAAAATTTGAGCTTGAAGATGAGGCTAGGAATTTTTTGCTTAAAAGTTCTGATGCTAGGGCAATGTTAAATTTATTGGAATTTGCTTTGGTTTTGGATAAACAAAATATTACTTTGGCAAATTTAAAAAAACTTCGCAATGGGGTAAATAGTGAGGGTGTGAGTTCTAAAGATACGCATTATCTTTTAGCAAGTGCGATGATAAAAAGTCTTAGGGGAAGTGATGTGGATGCGGCGATTTATTATCTAGCAAGGCTGATTGATGGGGGAGAAAGTGCTGATTTCATCGCTAGGCGTTTGGTGATTTTTGCAAGTGAAGATGTGGGAAATGCTGATCCTAATGCCTTAAATTTAGCGGTTTCAACCCTAAATGCGGTAAAAAATATAGGCTATCCTGAAGCAAGGATTATACTTGCACAATGCGTGGTGTATTTAGCCAGTGCGGTTAAATCAAATTCAAGCTATATGGCTATTAATGATGCGCTTAGTTTTGTCAAAAACAATCCACCGCTTGAAATACCAAATTATCTAAACAACAATCACATAGAAAGGAAAAACTATCTTTATCCCCATGATTTTGGTGGTTGGGTAGAGCAAAAATATCTTAGTAGGGATTTGAAATTTTATCATAGCGATGGTTTGGGTGATGAAAAAAGGCTTTTGGAAAATTTAAATAAAATGAAAAATTGTTTTAAGAGATGA
- a CDS encoding major outer membrane protein produces the protein MKKLKLSLCATLVLFTNSYALPLEEAIKDVDISGVLRYRYDSASGDYTRGFTDEVGAGYIKDKQTHNYKTQINFGASIADNFKAFIQLSYTAKDGGFGANSVSSTQDTLNVRQLYLTYTNENLATSIIAGKQQLNTIWTDNSIDGLVGTGIKVFNNSFDGLTLSAFVFDSFGIDEQEGDLWNDGHAVFNANGKILADLFGENLYGVAALGSYKLGEGSLNSQIWLSYLNDNALFYAADISYDTLLFNHVNWKLEGAYLGNHIDNSLKDHLGFDDGNLFVLKGSIEVYGWDASLGGVYYGDDKALTIQVLEDKGNLDLGGEEIFYTDGSKLNGDVGRNIFGFISAGYTFNESFRLGADFVYGGTKSSDLATLRYRGGEKMETVARASYQYSPKLSFEAWYSYVSTDAKYENGDKNTVRLEANYHF, from the coding sequence ATGAAAAAATTGAAACTTAGTTTATGTGCCACTTTGGTTTTATTTACAAATTCTTACGCCCTGCCTTTAGAAGAAGCTATAAAAGATGTTGATATATCTGGGGTTTTAAGATATCGCTATGATAGTGCTAGCGGGGATTATACAAGAGGTTTTACTGACGAAGTTGGCGCAGGCTATATCAAAGATAAACAAACTCATAACTACAAAACACAAATAAATTTTGGTGCTAGTATAGCAGATAATTTCAAAGCTTTTATCCAACTTAGTTATACCGCAAAAGATGGTGGTTTTGGAGCAAATAGCGTAAGCAGTACGCAGGATACTTTAAATGTGCGTCAGTTATACTTAACTTACACCAATGAAAACCTTGCTACAAGCATAATTGCTGGTAAGCAACAGCTTAACACCATTTGGACAGATAATAGCATCGATGGTCTAGTTGGAACAGGTATTAAGGTGTTTAATAATAGCTTTGATGGACTTACCTTAAGTGCTTTTGTCTTTGATAGTTTTGGTATCGATGAGCAAGAAGGTGATTTATGGAATGACGGACACGCTGTTTTTAATGCGAATGGCAAAATTTTAGCTGATTTATTTGGAGAAAATCTCTACGGCGTGGCAGCCTTAGGAAGTTATAAATTAGGCGAAGGTTCTTTAAATTCACAAATTTGGCTTTCGTATTTAAATGATAATGCTTTATTTTATGCTGCCGATATAAGCTATGATACTTTATTATTTAATCATGTAAATTGGAAATTAGAAGGTGCTTATCTTGGTAATCACATTGATAATTCCCTAAAAGATCATCTTGGTTTTGATGATGGAAATCTTTTTGTGCTCAAAGGCTCTATCGAAGTTTATGGCTGGGATGCAAGTTTAGGAGGCGTGTATTATGGTGATGATAAAGCATTAACGATACAAGTTCTTGAAGATAAAGGCAATTTAGATCTTGGCGGAGAAGAAATTTTTTATACCGATGGCTCTAAGTTAAATGGCGATGTGGGAAGAAATATTTTCGGTTTTATAAGTGCTGGATACACTTTCAATGAAAGCTTTCGCTTGGGTGCTGATTTTGTTTATGGCGGAACAAAAAGCAGCGATTTAGCTACTCTTCGTTATAGAGGAGGTGAGAAAATGGAAACCGTTGCAAGAGCAAGTTATCAATACTCGCCAAAACTCTCTTTTGAAGCTTGGTATTCTTATGTAAGTACCGATGCTAAATATGAAAACGGGGACAAAAATACAGTTAGACTTGAGGCAAATTACCATTTTTAA
- a CDS encoding cytochrome P450 gives MMPCPFHPKPYKNKASTLLTFLLKRRSWLDGLYERSYKMQMGRVKMPNFDLYVVNDPKEVRRIMVDEVRDFPKSELLHRLLSPLLGESIFTTNGRVWEKQRELLRPSFEMTRISKVFDLMSDAVQDLMQKFEKYPDKSIIEVDEYMTFVTADVIFRTIMSAKLDEIKGREVLEAFVSVQEETVKTAMRKMFRFPEWLSYILGERKRLKSAALIRQVLSDIIKPRYDAVSNGKHEGYSDILSSLLEVIDADTNERFSFEEILDQVAMLFLAGHETTASSLTWTLYLLSLFPEHQEKAYEEIIQIAGQEKFKIQDLKNFKYLTCIFKESLRLYPPVGFFAREAKKETKIRDKIVAQGSGVVVAPWLIHRHEQFWKNPNGFDPTRHGDKNNIKKDTYMPFGMGERICIGQGFAMQEAILILANILRAYKLELEESFVPDIIGRLTIRSANGMRIKFTKRKSQ, from the coding sequence ATCATGCCATGTCCTTTTCATCCTAAACCCTATAAAAATAAAGCTTCTACACTTCTAACCTTCTTACTTAAACGCAGATCTTGGCTTGATGGTTTATATGAACGCAGCTACAAAATGCAAATGGGTAGAGTCAAAATGCCAAATTTTGATCTTTATGTTGTAAATGACCCTAAAGAAGTTAGACGCATTATGGTAGATGAAGTAAGGGATTTTCCAAAAAGCGAATTGCTTCATAGACTTCTAAGCCCTTTGCTTGGCGAGAGTATTTTTACTACAAATGGCAGAGTTTGGGAAAAGCAAAGAGAGCTTTTAAGACCTTCTTTTGAGATGACAAGGATTTCTAAAGTTTTTGATTTGATGAGTGATGCAGTACAAGATTTAATGCAAAAATTTGAAAAATACCCTGATAAAAGCATCATCGAAGTAGATGAATATATGACTTTTGTCACTGCTGATGTGATTTTTAGAACTATAATGTCTGCCAAGCTTGATGAAATTAAAGGAAGAGAAGTTTTAGAAGCCTTTGTTAGCGTGCAAGAAGAAACTGTAAAAACCGCAATGAGGAAAATGTTTCGCTTTCCTGAGTGGCTTTCTTATATTTTAGGTGAGAGAAAAAGATTAAAATCAGCTGCACTCATACGCCAAGTTTTATCAGATATCATAAAGCCTCGTTATGATGCCGTGAGCAACGGTAAGCATGAAGGGTATTCAGATATTCTTTCTTCTTTACTTGAAGTTATTGATGCAGATACCAATGAGCGTTTTTCTTTTGAAGAAATTCTAGATCAAGTTGCTATGCTTTTTTTAGCCGGTCATGAAACTACAGCAAGTTCTTTGACTTGGACACTTTATCTTTTAAGTCTTTTTCCAGAGCACCAAGAAAAAGCTTATGAAGAAATTATACAAATTGCTGGCCAAGAAAAATTCAAAATTCAAGATCTAAAAAATTTCAAATACCTTACTTGCATTTTCAAAGAATCCCTAAGACTCTATCCGCCAGTAGGATTTTTCGCAAGAGAAGCCAAAAAAGAAACCAAAATACGTGACAAAATAGTAGCACAAGGCTCTGGTGTCGTTGTAGCACCTTGGCTAATACACAGACATGAACAGTTTTGGAAAAATCCAAATGGCTTTGATCCTACAAGACACGGAGATAAAAATAATATCAAAAAAGATACTTATATGCCTTTTGGCATGGGTGAGAGAATTTGTATAGGACAAGGCTTTGCAATGCAAGAAGCGATTTTGATTTTAGCAAATATTTTAAGAGCATATAAACTTGAACTTGAAGAGAGTTTTGTCCCTGATATCATCGGTCGCTTAACCATAAGATCAGCCAACGGTATGCGTATAAAATTCACCAAAAGAAAGTCGCAATGA
- a CDS encoding DUF829 domain-containing protein — protein sequence MTRDTFYIAGYDPRGYRHYFSMFKKNINEQNKISSFTYQTSKAEIKKYPTWKISTPNSNTTYTFLAWNDVVKKNWSENLLDALKDWWSFFRIYTITGLFIKFGKESIYQLITGYYPFFYVLFSFSLTFFISAFGFYGVRFLMDFNSLSLIFASFIFIALFYFSIKILFEFGKKIGAFWISRICSFCANWEKRRQGVLDLRMNEFADTIFNTLKNNQNTKNYELILCAHSVGTILCVKVLALLVKKCLKENVKFHSLKVLTLGECIPLVSYQKISENFRQDLKFLIKQDKILWYDFGSIIDGACFAGVDFIKTSGVKEDKIFTYPKFLSPKFHTLYKKENYKKIKRNKYQAHFLYLFANEIKGDYDFFDFVAGEKMLEEKIK from the coding sequence ATAACTCGTGATACTTTTTATATAGCTGGATATGATCCTAGAGGCTATAGACATTATTTTTCTATGTTTAAAAAAAATATTAATGAGCAAAATAAAATCTCATCTTTCACATATCAAACAAGTAAAGCCGAAATAAAAAAATACCCCACATGGAAAATTTCAACCCCAAATTCAAACACAACTTATACTTTTCTAGCTTGGAATGATGTCGTTAAAAAAAACTGGTCTGAAAATTTACTCGATGCGCTAAAAGATTGGTGGAGTTTTTTTCGAATTTATACCATTACAGGACTTTTTATTAAATTTGGTAAAGAGTCTATTTATCAGCTTATCACTGGATATTACCCTTTTTTTTATGTGCTTTTTTCTTTTTCACTCACTTTTTTCATTAGTGCATTTGGGTTTTATGGGGTAAGATTTTTAATGGATTTTAATTCCTTAAGCTTGATATTTGCAAGTTTTATTTTCATTGCACTTTTTTATTTTAGCATTAAAATACTATTTGAATTTGGCAAAAAAATCGGCGCCTTTTGGATTTCGCGAATTTGTTCTTTTTGTGCTAATTGGGAAAAACGCAGACAAGGGGTGCTAGATCTTAGAATGAATGAATTTGCAGATACTATTTTTAACACTTTAAAAAACAATCAAAATACAAAAAATTATGAGTTAATTTTATGCGCCCATAGCGTTGGAACTATACTTTGCGTTAAAGTTTTAGCCTTGCTTGTTAAAAAGTGTTTAAAAGAAAATGTTAAATTTCACTCTTTGAAAGTTTTAACTTTAGGAGAGTGCATTCCTTTGGTAAGTTATCAAAAAATATCTGAAAATTTCAGACAAGATTTAAAATTTTTGATAAAACAAGATAAAATTTTATGGTATGATTTTGGCTCGATAATTGATGGAGCTTGTTTTGCTGGAGTTGATTTTATAAAAACAAGTGGGGTAAAAGAAGATAAAATTTTTACCTATCCTAAGTTTTTATCCCCAAAATTCCATACCTTATATAAAAAAGAAAATTATAAAAAAATAAAAAGAAATAAATATCAAGCGCATTTTTTATATCTTTTTGCCAATGAAATCAAAGGCGATTATGATTTTTTTGATTTCGTTGCAGGAGAAAAAATGCTTGAAGAAAAGATTAAATAG
- a CDS encoding capsule biosynthesis protein: MNFNEKIEKELSNKNVTLLQGPIGNFFTHLSKRLQKYNAKVSKINFTGGDFIFYPKGKKYKGSKENLALFYENFFKQHNTQAIIMYNDCRFIHSTAIGVAKKLNIEIWIFEEGYLRPYCITFEKNGVNANSQIPRNKEFYLYNHFNDDLKIKEIPGAFKFMGFYAFLYWLFSFLLAPFFNNKLHHRTLNPLECLIWLRSLIRKYYYKISEKKLNNKIANLEKKYFLAILQVYNDTQILFHYQKSIEDFIEETILSFANHARAKSYLIFKHHPMDRGYRNYAKLITELSEKYRVEGRILYVHDSYLPRLLKNALGCITINSTVGLSAILEGCPTKVCGKAFYDIEGLSYPKKLHSFWKEAHAYKPNPKIQHNFKQYLLKINQINGNFYKNIF, translated from the coding sequence ATGAATTTTAATGAAAAAATAGAAAAAGAATTAAGCAATAAAAACGTAACTCTTTTACAAGGTCCCATAGGTAATTTTTTTACCCACCTTTCTAAAAGATTGCAAAAATATAATGCTAAAGTCAGCAAGATTAACTTCACAGGCGGGGATTTCATTTTCTATCCAAAAGGAAAAAAATATAAAGGTTCTAAAGAAAATTTGGCTTTGTTTTATGAAAATTTCTTTAAACAACACAATACTCAAGCCATTATTATGTATAATGATTGTCGTTTTATTCATAGCACAGCTATTGGGGTGGCTAAAAAATTAAATATCGAAATTTGGATTTTTGAAGAAGGCTATCTTAGACCATATTGCATTACTTTTGAAAAAAACGGAGTCAATGCAAATTCGCAAATTCCTAGAAATAAAGAATTTTATCTCTATAATCATTTCAATGACGATTTAAAAATCAAAGAAATTCCAGGTGCGTTCAAATTTATGGGTTTTTACGCGTTTTTATATTGGCTTTTTTCTTTTTTACTTGCACCATTTTTCAACAACAAACTCCACCATCGCACGCTAAATCCTTTAGAATGCTTGATTTGGTTGCGTTCTTTAATTAGAAAATATTATTATAAAATCAGCGAAAAAAAATTAAACAATAAAATTGCAAATTTAGAAAAAAAGTATTTTCTTGCCATTTTGCAAGTTTATAATGACACGCAAATTTTATTTCATTATCAAAAAAGCATTGAAGATTTCATTGAAGAAACCATACTTTCTTTTGCAAATCACGCAAGAGCAAAGTCTTATTTGATTTTTAAGCATCATCCTATGGATCGTGGTTATAGAAATTACGCTAAATTAATCACCGAACTCAGTGAAAAATACCGTGTTGAAGGAAGAATTTTATATGTACATGATAGCTATCTACCACGTCTTTTAAAAAATGCGCTAGGCTGCATTACCATAAATTCAACAGTAGGTCTTAGTGCTATTTTAGAAGGTTGTCCGACTAAGGTTTGCGGAAAAGCATTTTACGATATAGAAGGTTTAAGCTATCCTAAAAAACTTCATTCTTTTTGGAAAGAAGCACATGCTTATAAACCAAATCCAAAAATTCAACATAACTTCAAACAATATCTCTTAAAAATAAATCAAATCAATGGAAATTTTTATAAAAACATTTTTTAA